In Chitinophagaceae bacterium, the DNA window GTAGCAAAGCACCCCTTGATCCTAATGCGCCGTCTGCATAAAATTTAAATGCCCGCACATTTAAACGATCGGTTTTATACGGACCAGCTTTGAAATAATAGTTCTTGTTTTCATTATTGTCTGTAAGCATTGCATACACCCGGATTTTCAACTGACCTTTTCGTTGCATGCTGTCGATGATGTCAACCACATTTTTTTCCAGACCCGCGTCATCTACTGTTGTTAATCCGACTTTAAAGCAATTCGATTGTGCCTGTAACAGGGCTGCTTCAATAGCTTCCTGCGAATGAGGTGGAATCATTTTACTCACCGAGTCCATTGCATTATCGAGTAATATTCCGGTCAGCAATCCGCCAGCTAAAATTATTTCGCCACCACTGATTTTTGTTTTTTCAGTTATGTGCGCAAGATCGAGCGCGCTTTGATTTACAATGCAGGCATGTCCGTCTACGCGCTGTAAAAAAACAGGCTGATCAGGAAATAGCACATCCAATTGTTTTTTATCTGGAAATGATTTGTCCTGCCAGTCGTTCTGATCCCAACCTCGACCAATGATCCAACCTTTTTTTCTGGCTGCAGCAAATTTTTGTACGGTGTCAATCACTGCTTGCCACGATGTGGTACCGTTAAGTGAGGCTTCTGAAAGTGTTATTCCATAATAATAAAAATGACAGTGTGAATCAATAAAACCCGGATACACAGTTTTCTTTTGCAGGTCAATTTTTTCTTTGGCATCATATATTTTATCCAGATCATCTTTTTTTCCAATCGCTTTAATTTTTCCATTCAGTATAACCATGGCATCAGCGATCATACTGTCTTTGCCAAGCGTATAAATAGTTGCATTAAAAATTAGTGTGTCACACATTTCTTTATGTTCACAGGAAAGGAAAACTAAAGCGATCAATAACGCGGCAAAAACTTTTTTCATGGTTAAAATTGAGAAGGGAAATTACAATTAATACCTGCATTGGAACAATCAGTTGATAGGAATATCCGGCGCAATTTCATTTTCAGAAAAGTACTTTGATAGAAAAATATTTCCACATTGCAATTCACTTGGAATGACTGAAATGTTTTTCTTCAATCGGCAGATGCTTATGGATTTATAAAATTGTTACGCCAGTAAACCGGAAGTGCTATTAGATGAACAGCTTAGTAACGCTGTTTTAGTTTCGTCTGCTTTCGTTCATTTCACAGGATTAACCACTTTATTCTTAATTGGAGGCAACTGCATCAGGTAAGCGAAAATGGACCTGGCTTCTCTGTCGGTTAATTGTGGCAACGGAACCATCGGATAACTTAATTGAGTACCATCCGGTTTTTGACCGTAACGAATGCATTTTACAAACTGTTCTTCCGTCCATTTGCCAATGCCGGTTTCTAGGTCAGGTGTAAGATTAGCTGACTGCATATTTTGTCCCTCTAGATTTACACCTACCATGTTTCCGCCACCCATAAATCCTTTGCTCTTTTCAGGCTCCGCTACATTCATGGTTTTGAAATCTGCTGAATGACAGGGGTAACAGTCAAGCATGCCGGTAACAATATATTTTCCTAACGCAACTGCGTTAGTTGTGTCTGGTCCTGAAATCGGAGATGTTGGATATGGCAAAGGTTTGAACGCAATAACAGATAAAAATTTAGTGAGAAAAGAAGGGGTCGATTGTGTATCGGGCACCGCCGCAGGTGCAACCCAGGGATCATTAGACCTTAAGAATACAATGATGCTTTTTATATCGTAGTCACTCATGTTTGGTAATTTGGGCATGTAAGGTGGAGCATAACGTCCATTTCGCAGAATGCCTGTTCTCAGTAACCATAATATTTGTCCGTCTGTCCAGTTTCCAATACCATAATCTTTATCCTGCGTGATGTTTTGTGAATAGAGCGTGCCAA includes these proteins:
- a CDS encoding amidohydrolase, producing MKKVFAALLIALVFLSCEHKEMCDTLIFNATIYTLGKDSMIADAMVILNGKIKAIGKKDDLDKIYDAKEKIDLQKKTVYPGFIDSHCHFYYYGITLSEASLNGTTSWQAVIDTVQKFAAARKKGWIIGRGWDQNDWQDKSFPDKKQLDVLFPDQPVFLQRVDGHACIVNQSALDLAHITEKTKISGGEIILAGGLLTGILLDNAMDSVSKMIPPHSQEAIEAALLQAQSNCFKVGLTTVDDAGLEKNVVDIIDSMQRKGQLKIRVYAMLTDNNENKNYYFKAGPYKTDRLNVRAFKFYADGALGSRGALLLNPYTDKPNSTGLQLSSATYFEEQAKLCYDHGFQMCTHAIGDSANRMMLHIYGKTLGGPNDKRWRIEHCQVIAPDDFELFQRYTIIPSVQPTHATSDMYWAMDRLGVFRIRGAYAYKDLLIQNGWIADGSDFPVEDINPLYGFYAAVTRKDQKGFPAEGFEMKNVLSRDEALKAMTIWAAAANFEEDEKGSLEPGKFADFVVLEKDILKIPEEDLFSVKVLETYVGGEKVD
- a CDS encoding cytochrome c, giving the protein MRALKIIGIILGMVVIILIAFALYIDFRGIPHYKAEDPGITVPPDSAMQENGKRLASMLCQDCHYSAATDRFTGRNLTDAATAQFGTLYSQNITQDKDYGIGNWTDGQILWLLRTGILRNGRYAPPYMPKLPNMSDYDIKSIIVFLRSNDPWVAPAAVPDTQSTPSFLTKFLSVIAFKPLPYPTSPISGPDTTNAVALGKYIVTGMLDCYPCHSADFKTMNVAEPEKSKGFMGGGNMVGVNLEGQNMQSANLTPDLETGIGKWTEEQFVKCIRYGQKPDGTQLSYPMVPLPQLTDREARSIFAYLMQLPPIKNKVVNPVK